GCGAACTAGCTTGAAGTTAGCCTGCTAGTTACCAGATGTTTGCGCCAAATCTGAACGTCTGGTCTGACTTTAAAGATACTCTTCCGCGGTGGGTTTTCTTTTCACTAACCAATGTATACTGACTTAAACATATGGGTAACAATGTATGGATCCCCATTGTAGGATTTCCAAAAATACATAGTTCAGCAAAGCCCACAGAAATGCTACTTCTGGTTTATGTGCAGTtgggttgatgacatcacaagagcgACAAATCAGCTGGAATTATGGGGTTTTCTCTTTGTACTTGGAGGTTGGATTTGCTCATTATTGTGTTGCTGCCTGCcaaatttgagatttattgcATAAGGAGGCTCAGTGACCCTCTGAAGTCAGAAATCAGACTGAGAAAGCCAAATGTTTCTGAACCTGAGTTCTCTGTCCTGCTACCCATATGAAATATAGAGAAAAGTTGCTGGTATAATCCAGGGATGGATGATATTGATGTAAAATTATCATAAAaggtatatattttttctaactCATCTCTTAGCTCAACATCGGTCACTGCTTTCAGTCCACCAATAACATGAAGTAGGGAAACTACCACTAAACGGTGCACAATAGTTTCATTCTAACATATTTTCAAATATGTTACATTCTATTGAAAAACTGTTCGGTTAACAATCCAAGCCATACCTTCGATTTCGGGGTTTTTTAACATCAATatgattttatttggattaaTCATAATTATTATTTCGATTAATCATAATTTTACtgcaaaaatatcaaaaacaaatagaaactcTGTTATGGACATGTTGCATAGGTAATAAactctttttttactttttcacttCCTTTTTTACAGGTTTCCTAAATGGAGGTTGAATGCCTGGCACTGAAAGACCTCACAAGTCTGGAGAAAAGTTTCTCAGTGGAGACTAAGGAAGATGGGAGCCAAGGTGAAAAGGTGGGCTTCGATATGCTTTTTAATGTTGTATGGCAGCACATCTATCTAAGGAAGTCCAGCCAATTGCATCGAGTCCGTTAGTTTGACTCATAAATCAAAAAAGATTTTCCAAAAATTATATCAGTCTAGATTTCAgtttacacaaacacacaaaaaattcttccaaaaagttatataaaaatacaaaagtatTGTGTAGAAAAGTAAATACACCCCATTATATCTTGTACAATCAACTTTAACAGCAAAGCTGTAAAAAACACTTGGCCAAACCTTAGCTGTTggacagatggcctcacatttgacATTAGAATACTTTGGTATGTAGAGGAGTTTATATTTAACCTAATGGGTACAAGGTGCCCAGGTCCTGTGGTTGCAGAAAAGGCCCAATCATAACCCCTCTACCACCGTGCTTGACATCTGCTATGGACAACCATCTGTACTTTGTTCTCAGAGTGTTGTTACAGAGGCTTTGTAGTTTATTCAGATGCAACATGCTGccatattctgtttttttctcattgtacTGTCAGCATAAATCGACAAAAATGAATAAGGTACTGTGAGGATGGTCAATGTACctctaaaatgtgtttgattaacAATGCATGGTTACTACCTTCCCTTTTAAGTACTACAGAAGCAACAAGAGTGTACTTTAAGTTTCTCACTCGCTGATTTTAGAGGCTTTATCTTTTCATAAACTATAATAGTTGACTCTGTTGTGCTTTTACATTTGAGCTTAAATGTGCATCATTATGACCTGAACTTCTACTCAAATCAGTATTACTCATTCTAACCATTCTTTCTCCATCACAGGAAAATGTGTGCATAGAACGGAGAAAAACCACCCCGCTGAAAACGACAGAGTCCAGCGCTTCTGTTTTCCTCATGAGCAGGAAGAGCTCAACCTCCGAGCTGCCCCACATCACTCCCGTCAAGCGTACGGTCCTGGCCGAACCGTGGTCACCCACATCCAACCTGAAGGTGCTCATCAGCGCTGCCAGCCCAGACATCAGAGACAGAGAGATGAAGAAGGTGCTGTTCAGACCTATAGAGAATGACAAAGTTAAGGCGGCGGGCTCAGAACCTCTGGTGGAGGACGCAGAGGTGGAAGACTCTGCTCAGGTATGTGAACCCTGTAAAGCTTGGTGGTTTGTTAAGACGTTatgaattgtattttatttttcttacaaatatGCCTAATCAAATGTGCTACGAAGCATTTGTGggttcttatttttttcttccctttctTAGTTTGAAGGGGCTTTTGATGAGGAAGATGCGGAGAAGAAGCCGAGCAGGAAGGAGAAGAGCCTGGGTCTCCTTTGCCAGAAGTTCCTGGCCCTTTACCCTGATTACCCACCAGCCCACAGCCCCATATGGATCTCACTGGATGAGGTCGCAACTAATTTAGGTAGATACAAGAAAAACATCACAGGAGCAGCTTTACCCTTACAACCCTGGGTTAACTTAACAAATTCTGTTATTGCTGCCAGGAGTGGAGCGCCGACGGATCTACGACATCGTCAACGTGCTGGAGTCTCTGACGGTCGTGGGCCGGATAGCCAAGAACAGCTACATCTGGTATGGCCGACAGCGTCTGTGGACCacgctggaggagctgcagcagaaGGGCCGGGAGCAGGGTTATCACCTTCAGATGGATCTGCCCGCCAAGGCCAGGAGGACCGGGCAGGGCCAGGAGGAAGATGGAGGAGAGGGAGACTCAGGCAATGGTAAAAAATCCCAGAAAATGATCTCTTATCCATAGCAGGTCATTTTAGATAATTGGAGGTGCACCGATCAGGCTTGTTCTGGCCAAAACCAATTTCTGGTTTTCTGTAAAGTCTGACCTGACTATTTGGGAGTTCAATAAATACAactttttgtttcttctctaATAGTCAAGTAGCCTTGGTAAACTTCGACATGCTTGTTTTGCAGCTGGGGGCAACAGAAAGGATAAATCTCTGCGCATCATGAGCCAGAAGTTTGTCATGCTTTTCCTGGTGTCCAAAACTCAAACCGTTACCCTGGACGCGGCAGCGAAAGTGCTCATCGAGGAGAGCCGGGACTCCTCGAGCCACAGCAAGTACAAAAGTAAGAAAGCCAGCAGAGCTATGATGCATCATGCTGTTTTAGCCCCAAGTTCGAATATAGTgcagtcatgttttgttttaacccATTTTATGTCTTTAGCTAAGGTGCGGCGTCTGTATGACATCGCCAACGTGCTGACCAGCCTGGAACTCATCAGGAAGGTTCACGTGAGAGAGGAGAGAGCCAGGAAGCCGGCCTTCAAGTGGCTGGGCCCTGTCAAATTTAGCAGCTCTGGAAACATGGGTAAGAATCCAAGACGGGTTCATACACACCTGTCTAACCTTTTCtgcaagttgttttttttttatgtataaattGACTAAAGGAACTGCAGTGCTCTAAACGTTTAATTTAAATTGGAGAGCACTACCTCATGTATAGTTAAAACgagtttgtattgtttcacgTGTATTCAGTGTTTCTGAACTAATAAGATTGTGACCTGAgaacacctgacagtgtcagttattttttttacaaatcgtAATCGGCAGGTCGGTCTTTTTAAAGATTGGTGATTggtcagaaaactgcaatcggtaCACCCCTagtttaaatacaaaatcagaaaatataGGAGTTGTAAGAAGCGTCTAGAAAAGGAGAGCCAGACTAGAGTTGGAAAACAGAATCACAatacagcaaagttgctctaTTTGTCATTTTGAGCCTTCAGCCTCTGTCGTGGAACACGATGGAATCAGAAATGTAGAGTTAGGATAACGATCTACAGTCTACAGGGAATACACACAGAGGCTACTGTTTCAGGAATGCTAGCTGTGCTAATTGCTAACATAAGATGCTGAAGCTAGTATGAGATATGAATCACATAACTTGTCAAACAAAACTTAACGAAACCTTTACTTGAACCTCAGTTCTGTAACATGGTTTCCTATAGAAAACACCTTGGATGTCGCACAAGGGGAGGCTGCAGTAAATGAGGACTTCAGGAGAGCAAAGATGGCACGTCATTCCTCCTTCAGCATCACACCTACTACAGTCAGTGTGCAGCGGCAGATCAGCTCCGCACCCAGCAGCCCACGCCATCACCTAACAGGTAAGAATCGCATGTGGATGTTAACTTTGACTGTTTTGAATAGTTCAGAACAGGCAATGAAACTTCCTGTTCTGCACACCGCAGGCTTCCAGAATCAGTGTTTGGATTACACAAGGAAGACTATGAGCAATGGCCCGGTGTGTCAGCTGCAGCGTGGAGGCAGCACTGAGTGAGTTCGTACTAAAACACACACTCTACCCGCTTATACACTTGTCTTAGTTGTACAGTTCCTTGCAATTGAATTCATAACTTCTTCGCATTCTGTCACGTTACAGCCACAGAGTtcagtattttattgagattctATGTGATGGATTggcagaaaataatgaaatggacgtttttttatatattttataaaattctTAAAAATGTGGAGAGCATTTGAATCCAGCACCCCTAAGTCAATATTTTGGAGAACCATCCTTTGCTGCAGATAgagctgcaagtctttgggattatttttttgcctgtttttcaaaTCTAAAAACCGACATTTTGGTCCATTCTGCTTTTCACaagagctcaagctcagtctaACTGGAGAGAGCATCTGCAAATAAggatttttaagtcttgccacaaattctcaattgaattCAGGTCtgattttgactaggccattctaacacatgatattgatttg
This portion of the Girardinichthys multiradiatus isolate DD_20200921_A chromosome 17, DD_fGirMul_XY1, whole genome shotgun sequence genome encodes:
- the e2f7 gene encoding transcription factor E2F7, translated to MEVECLALKDLTSLEKSFSVETKEDGSQGEKENVCIERRKTTPLKTTESSASVFLMSRKSSTSELPHITPVKRTVLAEPWSPTSNLKVLISAASPDIRDREMKKVLFRPIENDKVKAAGSEPLVEDAEVEDSAQFEGAFDEEDAEKKPSRKEKSLGLLCQKFLALYPDYPPAHSPIWISLDEVATNLGVERRRIYDIVNVLESLTVVGRIAKNSYIWYGRQRLWTTLEELQQKGREQGYHLQMDLPAKARRTGQGQEEDGGEGDSGNAGGNRKDKSLRIMSQKFVMLFLVSKTQTVTLDAAAKVLIEESRDSSSHSKYKTKVRRLYDIANVLTSLELIRKVHVREERARKPAFKWLGPVKFSSSGNMENTLDVAQGEAAVNEDFRRAKMARHSSFSITPTTVSVQRQISSAPSSPRHHLTGFQNQCLDYTRKTMSNGPVCQLQRGGSTDRLSVSLYAQLSHSSTSSLPPTSTHPTVLAAQPHPEHLLIPSPHCLAYLPSLSQPSVVMLYKAPEQQEWAPAGQRSAKTESEEEGKRSWEENEQEEAVVTKKSKSGLEKSEKIGAQSQTEAPVSSLEMANTTASSCLSGQQGATESHTGNSIWDHTQPSHYLYVPNSAGLNNFNFLIPAGQPPASLSLHPSGVPTMALPYVLVPSAMLSHYPLVAGSVQQQASDNPTSLGFSLPAMMSPATFIVGTTPHSVGEASEISGRHLPSPATPEQGRPNVSAAGTPRSPSGPRQNVSINTSESSTPHTPKETTASSSKAFFQTPGTLGSVASAVPAARKRGSAQRRLDIGHSAAP